Proteins found in one Pseudobacteroides sp. genomic segment:
- a CDS encoding transposase, with product DNFQPNEYQEIRDFIVTSTAKQIKDNLDTIDKLDIQIESILPKFGYKLESMKGISTTFAAGLIAHIGNIDRFSNAAKLAKFAGISPVSYATGKTSKHFSDRRGDKELRHIFFHLAVLVVSNYAGQRKPFNPYFYEYYNRKISEGKTKRQALKCVMRRLVNIIYRMMKDKSEYYEKPMPNTME from the coding sequence GGATAACTTCCAGCCCAATGAATATCAGGAAATACGTGATTTTATAGTCACATCGACGGCCAAGCAAATCAAAGATAATCTGGATACCATTGATAAACTCGATATCCAAATAGAATCCATCCTTCCCAAATTCGGCTACAAATTAGAGAGTATGAAAGGCATAAGTACAACATTTGCAGCCGGACTAATAGCCCACATAGGCAACATTGACCGTTTTTCCAATGCCGCAAAGCTTGCTAAATTCGCAGGAATAAGCCCTGTCAGCTATGCAACAGGTAAAACATCCAAACATTTTAGCGACAGGCGAGGCGATAAGGAATTAAGGCACATCTTTTTTCATCTTGCAGTACTTGTAGTAAGTAACTACGCAGGACAGCGAAAACCTTTTAACCCATATTTTTATGAGTATTATAATAGGAAGATATCTGAGGGAAAAACTAAGCGGCAGGCCCTAAAATGTGTCATGCGTAGACTTGTAAATATAATATACCGGATGATGAAAGATAAATCAGAGTATTACGAAAAACCAATGCCAAACACAATGGAATAA
- a CDS encoding restriction endonuclease: MKFTHRQPQTWQELQNLTAEYLTVAGYKATTPYELNTARGKVEIDVYVEAPYELVKHIICECKYWRTPVTKEKVHAFRTVVHDCGAELGIIISKNGHQSGAIEAAAFSNVRLETWESFLNIIMDKWIDNRLWAIKVMAARVMSFSDGYTYRTEELTAEEYPLYQHACNSALTTTNQCVLILKSDLLNDSSILDRFAIQQQYQDIETYLNDLFKKLQEALEILEKLSVKPDKPDRFISTMKMYMENADD; this comes from the coding sequence ATGAAATTTACACATAGGCAACCTCAAACTTGGCAGGAACTCCAAAACCTAACAGCAGAATATCTAACTGTTGCTGGCTATAAAGCAACTACGCCATATGAATTGAATACAGCAAGAGGAAAAGTTGAAATTGACGTTTATGTTGAAGCACCATATGAATTAGTAAAACACATAATATGTGAATGTAAATATTGGAGGACTCCTGTTACTAAAGAAAAAGTCCATGCGTTTAGAACAGTTGTACATGATTGTGGTGCAGAATTAGGTATAATTATTTCGAAAAATGGTCATCAGTCTGGGGCTATTGAAGCTGCGGCATTCTCAAATGTCAGGCTTGAAACATGGGAGAGTTTTTTAAATATTATTATGGACAAATGGATTGATAATCGCTTATGGGCAATAAAAGTAATGGCAGCTCGTGTCATGAGTTTTTCTGATGGATATACTTATAGAACCGAAGAGTTAACAGCCGAAGAATATCCACTTTATCAACATGCATGCAATAGTGCATTAACTACAACAAATCAGTGTGTGCTTATTTTAAAATCCGACTTGCTAAATGACAGTTCAATATTAGATCGTTTTGCAATACAGCAACAATATCAGGATATAGAAACTTATTTGAATGATTTATTCAAAAAGCTTCAGGAAGCACTTGAGATATTAGAAAAACTAAGTGTCAAGCCTGATAAGCCCGATAGGTTTATATCGACTATGAAAATGTATATGGAAAATGCAGATGATTAG